One Drosophila santomea strain STO CAGO 1482 chromosome X, Prin_Dsan_1.1, whole genome shotgun sequence DNA segment encodes these proteins:
- the LOC120457275 gene encoding midnolin homolog, translating to MDKSAATNSATADGQNEAAAAAAAAATAAGCGSNNSSSSSSNNNTGNSNNALQRLATTTSAVVASPMTINLNISTTTGGNFGVSVEPHISVESLKKIIAKKLKVAKDRICLLHREKELQDGTLRDHNLMDGSKIILIPNVETGLLAQRPENTVMQALESLNDAQVNDFLSGKTPLNLSMRLGDHMMLIQLQLSTVNPAGGAAAAVAPVATGASGSSGSSGSSTNTAATTTSTVPVMPAGTGCSGSNSNSTSSSSSAAGGASSSSTSSNSSSSSSSSSSSSSRTRSSGQRSSGRIGHGHVHSHQHPSLHAANWHGVSHGHGHSHGHGHGHGHGHGHGHHHHHHHHHHHHHHNASAVAAGSGGGMSSLRKMYGDLPSASGASGSAPATTGSGQTQSSSTLNGPDLTKLLIKGGIQNIVNSFALKDAGANARPVANGGSGGSSPAKPVLEQSPIKSLSNLVSSPIKMTTIKNIPLPTTAATSSSSSSSCICSSAASSSSSSSSSGASCTTGGCQQDPIAAKLTSCLCTRLPTPSVAPPAASLVAPAPLARSGSTSSPSKCPESSCSGANAGFAARSTVAGTRVTFSGNSMLHKTGNNRITRTKHRHYHGHGHSHGHGNGHSSSNSSSSSSSNSSSHFFNHACAGNQSSVNAAAFATSSSSSSSATSSSSSSPSKRRKLEQGMAAGTVGATASATTAAATVALPASTSTATAEPDDALLGVSDTRTLAEASRNLTQTLRKLSKEVFTNKIDLSGAGVVSSGRSSSSGATSSGAASGEEAPRKGGSGAVIESMKNHGKGIYSGTFSGTLNPALQDRFGRPKRDISTVIHILNDLLSATPQYGRGARISFEAPTTGSVSGFSSGSGSSGSSSTSSSSSGMHHGSRSKMYSSKHHNCAKCNSRAQQQQQQSASLASGSGGSCSFRDCPSYHSSSAASKASASSKSSSHSCCQAAEAPSSMASQSNGCTCRYRRDDGQGEREREHTCQKCTVEMANMKTRSKMDQLRLVMQQHKQKREARKLKSGPYATPASASAADSLSSTAAGGPAALSMGAAAQYSAVSALVATPLQPAAVPVQTGKAAPANSINGSGSSSSSSSNSNTNANGNTSTAPATAATAAPAPTAAPPSEVSPNHIVEEVDTAA from the exons ATGGATAAATCAGCGGCCACGAACTCGGCCACTGCCGATGGCCAAAacgaggcagcagcagccgccgccgcagcagcaacagcagctgggtgtggcagcaacaacagcagcagcagcagcagtaacaacAACACTGGAAATAGCAACAATGCACTGCAGCGtttggcaacaacaacaagtgccGTTGTGGCATCCCCGATGACGATCAACCTGAacatcagcaccaccaccgGCGGCAATTTCGGCGTCAGCGTCGAGCCGCACATCAGCGTCGAGAGTCTGAAGAAGATCATCGCCAAGAAGCTGAAGGTGGCCAAGGATCGCATCTGTCTGCTGCACCGGGAGAA GGAACTGCAGGATGGCACGCTCAGAGATCACAACTTGATGGACGGGTCCAAGATCATTTTGATACCAAACGTGGAAACTGGTTTACTG GCTCAACGTCCGGAGAACACGGTTATGCAAGCGCTGGAATCGCTTAACGACGCGCAGGTTAATGATTTTCTCAGCGGCAAGACTCCGCTCAACTTAAGCATGCGCCTCGGCGACCACATGATGCTCATCCAGCTGCAGCTGAGCACGGTTAATCCGGCGGGCGGTGCTGCCGCCGCAGTGGCTCCAGTCGCCACTGGTGCGAGTGGTTCCAGTGGTTCCAGCGGTTCGAGCACCAACACAGCGGCCACCACAACATCAACGGTGCCTGTAATGCCAGCTGGCACTGGCTGTTCCggctccaactccaactccacaTCCTCGTCTTCGTCGGCGGCGGGAGGAGCCTCttcctcatccacatcctcaaACTCATCGTCATCctcttcgtcttcgtcttcgtcttcaTCGAGAACCCGCTCGTCTGGCCAGCGATCGAGTGGAAGAATCGGACATGGCCACGTGCACAGCCACCAGCATCCGAGTCTGCACGCTGCGAACTGGCACGGCGTTAGTCACGGACATGGTCACAGCcacggacatggacatggacacggacacggacacgggCATGggcatcatcaccatcatcaccaccaccatcaccatcatcatcacaaCGCTTCGGCAGTGGCTGCGGGCAGCGGTGGTGGGATGTCCTCGCTGCGCAAGATGTACGGCGATTTGCCCAGCGCCTCCGGAGCATCTGGCTCTGCACCAGCCACTACTGGCAGTGGCCAGACCCAGAGCTCGTCAACGCTAAACGGGCCCGATCTCACCAAGCTGCTAATTAAGGGCGGCATTCAGAATATCGTGAACAGCTTCGCTCTAAAGGATGCGGGCGCCAATGCTCGTCCTGTGGCCAATGGTGGATCCGGTGGATCGAGTCCAGCGAAGCCTGTGCTGGAGCAGTCTCCGATCAAGTCGCTGTCGAATCTCGTGTCCAGTCCCATCAAGATGACGACTATCAAAAACATTCCCCTGCCCACGACGGCTGCCAcaagttccagttccagttccagctgCATCTGCAGTTCTGCTGCCTCCagctcatcctcgtcctcgtctAGTGGAGCCTCCTGTACCACCGGCGGCTGTCAGCAGGATCCGATAGCCGCCAAGCTGACCTCGTGCCTGTGCACGCGTCTACCCACACCGTCAGTGGCACCGCCGGCGGCCTCTTTGGTGGCGCCCGCTCCTCTGGCCAGATCCGGATCAACCAGCTCACCAAGCAAGTGTCCCGAATCGAGTTGCAGTGGAGCGAATGCCGGATTTGCCGCTCGTTCGACTGTTGCGGGCACAAGAGTCACCTTCTCCGGCAATTCGATGCTGCACAAGACGGGCAACAATCGCATCACTAGGACCAAGCATCGTCACTACCACGGGCATGGCCACAGTCACGGACATGGAAATGGTcacagcagtagcaacagcagcagtagcagcagcagcaacagcagcagccacttTTTCAATCACGCCTGCGCCGGCAACCAGTCATCCGTTAACGCAGCCGCCTTTGCCACAAGCTCATCATCGTCTTCCTCGGCTACGTCATCTTCCTCCTCGTCGCCCTCAAAGCGTCGCAAGCTGGAGCAGGGAATGGCAGCAGGAACGGTAGGAGCAACAGCCTCAgccacaacagcagcggcaacggTGGCGCTGCCAGCCAGCACCAGCACCGCAACGGCAGAGCCCGATGACGCGCTTCTGGGTGTGTCGGATACTAGAACTCTCGCTGAGGCATCGCGAAATCTTACCCAGACATTGCGCAAACTCTCCAAGGAGGTGTTCACCAACAAGATCGATCTGTCCGGCGCCGGCGTGGTCAGCAGCGGTCGCAGCTCAAGCAGCGGTGCCACCTCGAGCGGAGCAGCCAGTGGTGAGGAAGCACCACGCAAGGGCGGATCGGGAGCCGTGATCGAGTCAATGAAGAATCACGGCAAGGGCATCTACTCTGGCACCTTCTCGGGCACTCTCAATCCGGCATTGCAGGATCGCTTTGGACGACCCAAACGCGACATCTCAACGGTGATTCATATTCTCAACGACCTGTTGAGTGCCACACCGCAGTACGGACGTGGTGCCCGCATCAGCTTCGAGGCCCCGACCACTGGATCGGTTTCTGGATTTAGTTCGGGATCCGGCAGCAGTGGATCTTCCTCGACTTCTTCCTCCAGCAGCGGGATGCATCACGGATCACGCAGCAAAATG TACTCCTCCAAGCACCATAACTGCGCCAAGTGCAATAGCCgcgcccagcagcaacagcagcagtcggCGTCTTTGGCCTCAGGTAGCGGAGGTAGCTGCTCTTTCCGCGACTGCCCGAGCTACCACTCCTCCTCCGCGGCCTCCAAGGCTTCCGCCAGCTCCAAGTCGTCGTCGCACAGTTGCTGCCAGGCTGCTGAGGCACCCAGCTCGATGGCCAGTCAATCGAATGGTTGCACATGTCGCTACCGCCGCGATGACGGACAGGgcgagcgggagcgggagcaCACGTGCCAGAAGTGCACCGTGGAGATGGCCAACATGAAGACCCGCTCGAAAATGGACCAGCTGCGCTTGGTGATGCAGCAGCACAAGCAGAAGCGGGAGGCGCGCAAACTGAAAAGTGGTCCCTATGCCACGcccgcctccgcctccgcgGCCGATAGCCTCTCCTCAACCGCTGCTGGCGGACCAGCCGCTCTTTCAATGGGTGCGGCCGCACAGTACAGTGCTGTGAGCGCCCTGGTGGCTACGCCCCTGCAACCAGCCGCTGTGCCCGTCCAGACGGGGAAGGCTGCACCCGCGAACAGCATcaatggcagcggcagcagcagcagcagcagcagcaatagcaacacCAATGCTAATGGCAATACTTCAACGGCacctgcaacagcagcaacggcagcaccagcaccaacagcCGCACCACCCAGCGAAGTGTCCCCGAACCACATTGTGGAGGAGGTGGATACGGCGGCCTAA